The following proteins are co-located in the Polymorphospora rubra genome:
- a CDS encoding ABC transporter transmembrane domain-containing protein, with product MRPLPVADPGAPDHRSATHYLIWLARRAWPSMTGAVLLAIVWMGAQALMPAVIGRAIDVGIVGRDADGLLHWGLVLLGLGVLQAAAGVGRHRLAVFNFLASAYRTIQLTVERANRLGATLPKRLAAGEVVSIGTADISHIGAALDITARGTGAVVAIITITVILLTTSVPLGVVVLVGVPLLMAVVGLLIRPLHRQQEEYRDQQGTLTTRAGDIVAGLRVLRGVGGEPVFSARYRAESQDLRRRGMRVARIESYLEAAQILLPGVFVVLVTWLGARFALRGDITAGQLVAFYGYTAFLVSPLRTLTEAIEKITRGHVAAQRVVRLFTLAPELSDPDRPRDWPPYAADLVDSESGLAVVANRFTALVAADPADAVAIADRLGRYTDSEASYAGVPLRELALPAVRERILVADNDAALFTGRLRVELDPHDRADDETVEAALVAASATDIVAALPAGVDAVVAERGREFSGGQQQRLRLARALVADPQILILVEPTSAVDAHTEARIAGRLGPARAGRTTLVCTTSPLVLDRADRVVFVEDGKVVAEGGHRDLFATEPRYAAVVTRGEDA from the coding sequence ATGCGGCCCTTACCTGTCGCCGATCCCGGCGCTCCCGACCACCGCAGCGCGACCCACTACCTGATCTGGCTGGCTCGCCGTGCCTGGCCGTCGATGACCGGCGCCGTCCTGCTGGCCATCGTCTGGATGGGGGCGCAGGCGCTGATGCCGGCGGTGATCGGCCGCGCCATCGATGTCGGCATCGTCGGCCGGGACGCCGACGGGCTGCTGCACTGGGGGCTGGTGCTGCTCGGCCTCGGGGTGCTCCAGGCCGCCGCCGGCGTCGGTCGGCACCGGTTGGCCGTCTTCAACTTCCTCGCCTCCGCCTACCGCACCATTCAGCTCACCGTGGAGCGGGCCAACCGGCTCGGCGCCACGTTGCCCAAACGGCTGGCCGCGGGCGAGGTGGTCAGCATCGGCACCGCCGACATCAGCCACATCGGCGCGGCCCTCGACATCACCGCCCGGGGCACCGGTGCCGTCGTCGCGATCATCACGATCACCGTGATCCTGCTCACCACCTCGGTTCCGCTGGGCGTGGTCGTCCTGGTCGGCGTACCGCTGCTGATGGCGGTCGTCGGGCTGCTCATCCGGCCGTTGCACCGGCAGCAGGAGGAGTACCGCGACCAGCAGGGCACCCTGACCACCCGGGCCGGTGACATCGTCGCCGGACTGCGGGTGCTGCGCGGTGTCGGCGGCGAGCCGGTCTTCTCCGCGCGCTACCGCGCCGAGTCGCAGGACCTGCGCCGGCGGGGGATGCGGGTGGCCCGGATCGAGTCCTACCTGGAGGCGGCCCAGATTCTGCTGCCCGGCGTGTTCGTCGTACTGGTGACCTGGCTCGGCGCCCGGTTCGCGCTCCGTGGCGACATCACCGCCGGCCAGCTCGTCGCCTTCTACGGCTACACGGCGTTCCTGGTCTCGCCGCTGCGGACGCTCACCGAGGCGATCGAGAAGATCACCCGCGGGCACGTCGCCGCGCAGCGGGTCGTCCGGCTGTTCACGCTGGCCCCGGAGCTGTCCGACCCGGACCGGCCGCGGGACTGGCCGCCCTACGCCGCCGACCTGGTCGACTCCGAATCCGGGCTCGCGGTCGTCGCCAACCGGTTCACCGCACTCGTCGCGGCCGACCCCGCCGACGCGGTGGCGATCGCCGACCGGCTCGGCCGGTACACCGACAGCGAGGCGAGCTACGCCGGCGTACCGCTGCGGGAGCTGGCGCTGCCAGCGGTGCGGGAGCGGATTCTGGTGGCCGACAACGACGCTGCCCTGTTCACCGGCCGGCTGCGGGTCGAGCTGGATCCGCACGACCGGGCCGACGACGAGACGGTCGAGGCAGCCCTGGTCGCGGCCAGCGCGACGGACATCGTGGCGGCGCTGCCGGCCGGAGTCGACGCGGTCGTGGCCGAACGGGGCCGGGAGTTCTCCGGCGGCCAGCAGCAGCGGCTGCGGCTGGCCCGCGCGCTGGTCGCCGATCCGCAGATCCTGATCCTGGTCGAGCCCACCAGCGCCGTCGACGCGCACACCGAGGCGCGGATCGCCGGCCGGCTCGGACCGGCCCGCGCCGGCCGTACGACGCTGGTCTGCACGACCAGCCCACTCGTCCTCGACCGGGCCGACCGGGTCGTCTTCGTCGAGGACGGCAAGGTCGTGGCCGAGGGCGGTCACCGCGATCTGTTCGCCACCGAACCGCGGTACGCCGCCGTGGTCACCCGCGGGGAGGACGCGTGA
- the rimI gene encoding ribosomal protein S18-alanine N-acetyltransferase, whose protein sequence is MRWWHIDQVLPIEADLFGAEQWSAAMFWSELAGGHHYLVALDPAGAVVGYAGLAVTPPDEGWVQNIAVRRDAQRGGVGRRLLEALLAQAARRGVRRTLLEVAVDNAAAQRLYAAYDFEPVGIRRGYYQPSNTDALVMMRNG, encoded by the coding sequence ATGCGGTGGTGGCACATCGACCAGGTGCTGCCGATCGAGGCGGACCTCTTCGGTGCCGAGCAGTGGTCGGCCGCCATGTTCTGGAGCGAGCTGGCGGGCGGCCACCACTACCTGGTCGCGCTCGATCCGGCCGGCGCCGTGGTCGGCTACGCCGGACTGGCGGTCACGCCGCCCGACGAGGGCTGGGTGCAGAACATCGCCGTACGCCGCGACGCCCAGCGGGGCGGGGTCGGCCGCCGGCTGCTGGAGGCGCTGCTCGCCCAGGCCGCCCGGCGCGGGGTACGTCGTACCCTGCTGGAGGTGGCGGTCGACAACGCCGCCGCGCAGCGCCTCTACGCGGCGTACGACTTCGAGCCGGTCGGGATCCGGCGCGGCTACTACCAACCGAGCAACACCGACGCACTGGTGATGATGCGCAATGGCTGA
- the tsaB gene encoding tRNA (adenosine(37)-N6)-threonylcarbamoyltransferase complex dimerization subunit type 1 TsaB: MLVLVVDSATPAVTAALVRITSAGVAPVAHRRAVDARAHGELLAPQVDALLAESGSGPAELAAIVAGLGPGPFTGLRVGLVTAVTMGQVLGIPTYGVCSLDGIGRPAAGGEPVLVATDARRREVYWAVYAGTGERVAGPEVHTPAEVAGRARELGATVAVGDGAHRYTEQLGLPLRDEPRYPDPLALAELAAERVRAKAPSEPLTPLYLRRPDAVAPTARKPVLP, encoded by the coding sequence GTGCTGGTACTCGTGGTGGACTCGGCGACCCCGGCGGTGACGGCCGCGCTGGTGCGGATCACGTCGGCCGGTGTGGCGCCGGTGGCGCACCGCCGCGCCGTCGACGCCCGGGCGCACGGCGAACTGCTCGCCCCCCAGGTCGACGCGCTCCTCGCCGAGTCCGGGAGCGGGCCCGCCGAGCTGGCCGCGATCGTCGCCGGCCTCGGCCCCGGCCCGTTCACCGGACTGCGGGTCGGGCTGGTCACCGCCGTCACGATGGGCCAGGTCCTCGGCATACCGACGTACGGGGTGTGCTCCCTGGATGGCATCGGGCGCCCGGCGGCCGGCGGTGAGCCGGTGCTGGTGGCCACCGACGCCCGGCGCCGCGAGGTCTACTGGGCGGTCTACGCCGGCACCGGCGAGCGGGTCGCCGGTCCGGAGGTGCACACCCCGGCCGAGGTGGCCGGGCGGGCCCGCGAACTCGGTGCCACCGTCGCCGTCGGTGACGGCGCGCACCGCTACACCGAGCAGCTCGGCCTCCCGCTGCGCGACGAGCCGCGTTACCCCGACCCGCTCGCCCTCGCCGAGCTGGCCGCCGAACGGGTCCGCGCGAAGGCCCCGTCCGAACCGCTGACCCCGCTCTACCTGCGCCGCCCCGACGCGGTGGCCCCCACCGCCCGCAAACCGGTGCTGCCATGA
- a CDS encoding uracil-DNA glycosylase, with product MSLDLPALLPPAWQTLLAPHLDTERTAALGAFVAEEYQTQTVYPPVDDLFSAYRLCAPEDTRVLILGQDPYHKAGQAHGLSFSVRDGVSVPPSLRNVFKELHEDLDVPVSRNGNLTAWAERGVLLLNAVLTVREAKPGSHANKGWEEFTDATIRALDARDSRVVFLLWGGYARKKAALVTNPTHVVLEAGHPSPMNPKGFLGSRPFSATNKALADAGLPGIEWDRSAV from the coding sequence ATGTCCCTCGACCTCCCGGCGCTCCTCCCGCCAGCCTGGCAGACGCTGCTGGCACCGCACCTCGACACCGAACGCACCGCCGCGCTCGGTGCGTTCGTCGCCGAGGAATACCAGACCCAGACGGTCTACCCGCCGGTCGACGACCTGTTCAGCGCCTACCGGCTGTGCGCGCCCGAGGACACCCGGGTGCTGATTCTCGGCCAGGACCCCTACCACAAGGCGGGCCAGGCCCACGGGCTCAGCTTCAGCGTCCGCGACGGTGTGTCGGTGCCGCCGTCGCTGCGCAACGTCTTCAAGGAACTGCACGAGGACCTCGACGTCCCGGTGTCGCGCAACGGCAACCTGACCGCCTGGGCCGAACGCGGCGTACTGCTGCTCAACGCAGTCCTCACCGTTCGCGAGGCCAAGCCGGGCTCGCACGCGAACAAGGGCTGGGAGGAGTTCACCGACGCCACGATCCGGGCGCTGGACGCCCGCGACAGCCGGGTCGTCTTCCTGCTCTGGGGCGGCTACGCCCGCAAGAAGGCGGCACTGGTCACCAACCCGACGCACGTGGTCCTCGAGGCCGGCCACCCCAGCCCGATGAACCCGAAGGGCTTCCTCGGCAGCCGGCCGTTCAGCGCCACCAACAAGGCCCTCGCCGACGCCGGACTGCCCGGCATCGAATGGGACCGCTCAGCCGTCTGA
- the tsaE gene encoding tRNA (adenosine(37)-N6)-threonylcarbamoyltransferase complex ATPase subunit type 1 TsaE: MTKLSTVDETRAYGARLAGILRAGDLLVLAGPLGAGKTALTQGIGAGLGVLGDVTSPTFVIARVHRPDPARGGRMALVHADAYRLGSTSDPRAEIDDLDLDASMDDSVTVVEWGEGMVEQHGDGHLLIRIDRRDDDTRIVELVPVGGDWAARLAKLEYVAPPF; the protein is encoded by the coding sequence ATGACCAAACTGTCCACCGTGGACGAAACCCGGGCGTACGGCGCGCGGCTCGCCGGGATCCTGCGCGCCGGTGACCTGCTGGTGCTCGCCGGGCCGCTGGGCGCCGGCAAGACCGCGCTGACCCAGGGCATCGGCGCCGGCCTCGGCGTGCTCGGCGACGTCACCTCGCCGACGTTCGTCATCGCCCGCGTGCACCGGCCCGACCCGGCGCGTGGCGGTCGGATGGCCCTGGTGCACGCCGACGCCTACCGACTCGGCTCCACATCGGACCCCCGGGCCGAGATCGACGACCTCGACCTCGACGCGTCGATGGACGACTCGGTGACCGTCGTCGAGTGGGGCGAGGGCATGGTCGAGCAGCACGGCGACGGCCACCTGCTGATTCGCATCGACCGGCGCGACGACGACACCCGGATCGTCGAACTCGTACCGGTCGGCGGCGACTGGGCCGCCCGCCTGGCGAAGCTGGAGTATGTCGCACCGCCGTTCTAG
- a CDS encoding alpha/beta fold hydrolase, which produces MAAENGRTKAKRRAGIFGAVVGVAAAGLAAGIAAERAIVRRSKRGVGDRYAEEKFGALPYDESCTVTTADGTDIHVEVVEPTDGVEIDAGFIAGVADGPHEPTIVFVHGFCLDMGTFHFQRAELTRRGDYRMVFYDQPGHGRSGRLESGEYELPALGETLRAVIDETVPEGPLVLVGHSMGGMTIMALAELYPEMFEQRVVGAVLIATSGGLVEQARFGLPTIISRFGSPLLPLVNNATRLTGGVVDRARIAAADLAWLLTRRYGFGTARPSPALVSYVEKMNSGTTAETVARYLRTLYTHARYPALATLRETPTLVIVGDKDMITPVAHSEEILRRLPDAEFIKIADSGHVVMLEHADEVNAVLIDFLGKLEG; this is translated from the coding sequence ATGGCGGCGGAGAACGGGCGGACGAAGGCGAAGCGGCGGGCCGGCATCTTCGGCGCCGTGGTCGGTGTGGCGGCGGCCGGCCTCGCGGCCGGTATCGCCGCCGAACGCGCCATCGTCCGGCGGTCCAAGCGCGGCGTCGGCGACCGGTACGCCGAGGAGAAGTTCGGTGCCCTGCCGTACGACGAGTCGTGCACGGTCACCACCGCCGACGGCACCGACATCCACGTGGAGGTCGTCGAACCGACCGACGGGGTCGAGATCGACGCCGGGTTCATCGCGGGGGTGGCGGACGGGCCGCATGAGCCGACCATCGTGTTCGTACACGGCTTCTGCCTCGACATGGGCACGTTCCACTTCCAGCGCGCGGAGCTGACCCGGCGCGGCGACTACCGGATGGTCTTCTACGACCAGCCCGGACACGGCCGCTCCGGCCGGCTCGAGTCGGGGGAGTACGAGCTGCCGGCCCTGGGCGAGACGCTGCGGGCGGTGATCGACGAGACGGTGCCGGAGGGGCCGCTCGTGCTCGTCGGACACTCGATGGGCGGCATGACGATCATGGCGCTGGCCGAGCTCTATCCGGAGATGTTCGAGCAACGGGTCGTCGGGGCCGTGCTCATCGCCACCTCCGGCGGCCTGGTGGAGCAGGCGAGGTTCGGCCTGCCGACCATCATCTCCCGGTTCGGCAGCCCGCTGCTGCCGTTGGTCAACAACGCGACCCGGCTCACCGGCGGTGTGGTCGACCGGGCCCGCATCGCCGCCGCCGACCTGGCCTGGCTGTTGACCCGCCGCTACGGGTTCGGCACCGCCCGGCCGAGCCCGGCCCTGGTGTCGTACGTGGAGAAGATGAACTCGGGCACCACGGCCGAAACGGTGGCCCGCTACCTGCGTACCCTCTACACCCATGCCCGCTATCCGGCGTTGGCCACCCTGCGGGAGACGCCGACCCTCGTCATCGTCGGCGACAAGGACATGATCACCCCGGTGGCACACTCCGAGGAGATCCTGCGCCGCCTCCCGGACGCCGAATTCATCAAGATCGCCGACAGTGGCCACGTCGTGATGCTCGAACATGCCGACGAGGTCAACGCCGTGCTGATCGACTTTCTCGGAAAGCTCGAAGGATGA
- the alr gene encoding alanine racemase has product MWQAEVRIDLDAIRENVARLRAGTSAELMAVVKGDGYGHGMLPAARAALDAGADWLGVCTLDEALTLRRAGVTAPVLAWLLAPGLPLHEGVAANVDLSAGSVDQLGEVLVAAGRAGHPARVHLKIDTGLARGGATAADWPALLEAAAKAQADGTVEVVGIWSHFAYADAPGHPTIDRQLAHFHEGLALAERWGVRPRYRHLANSAATLTRPDTHFDLVRPGLAVYGLSPVVGERYGLRPAMTARARVMLVKRVPAGQGVSYGHTYTTGRETTLAVVPLGYADGIPRHASNAGPIQLGGRVRTIAGRVCMDQVVLDCGDDPVVAGDVATLFGPGDGGEPTADDWAEAAGTINYEIVTRFGGVRVPRVYDGAR; this is encoded by the coding sequence ATGTGGCAGGCCGAGGTGCGGATCGACCTTGACGCGATCCGCGAGAACGTGGCCCGGTTGCGGGCCGGCACGAGCGCCGAGCTGATGGCGGTGGTCAAGGGGGACGGGTACGGCCACGGGATGCTGCCCGCCGCCCGGGCCGCCCTGGACGCGGGTGCCGACTGGCTCGGGGTGTGCACCCTCGACGAGGCGCTGACGCTGCGCCGCGCCGGGGTGACGGCGCCGGTGCTCGCCTGGCTGCTGGCGCCCGGGCTGCCCCTGCACGAGGGGGTGGCCGCGAACGTCGACCTGAGCGCGGGCTCGGTCGACCAGCTCGGCGAGGTGCTGGTCGCCGCCGGCCGGGCCGGCCACCCGGCCCGGGTCCATCTCAAGATCGACACGGGGCTGGCCCGGGGCGGGGCGACCGCCGCCGACTGGCCGGCCCTGCTGGAGGCCGCCGCCAAGGCCCAGGCCGACGGCACCGTCGAGGTAGTCGGGATCTGGAGCCACTTCGCGTACGCCGACGCGCCCGGTCACCCGACCATCGACCGGCAGCTCGCCCACTTCCACGAGGGGCTGGCGCTCGCCGAGCGGTGGGGTGTACGCCCGCGCTACCGGCACCTGGCCAACTCGGCGGCCACCCTGACCCGGCCCGACACGCACTTCGACCTGGTCCGCCCCGGCCTCGCCGTCTACGGCCTGTCCCCGGTCGTCGGCGAGCGCTACGGGCTGCGGCCGGCGATGACCGCCCGGGCCCGGGTGATGCTCGTCAAGCGGGTGCCGGCCGGCCAGGGCGTGTCGTACGGCCACACCTACACCACCGGGCGGGAGACGACGCTGGCGGTCGTACCGCTCGGATACGCCGACGGGATTCCCCGGCACGCCTCCAATGCCGGCCCGATCCAGCTCGGTGGCCGGGTCCGTACCATCGCCGGCCGGGTCTGCATGGACCAGGTGGTGCTCGACTGCGGCGACGACCCGGTGGTGGCCGGCGACGTCGCGACGCTGTTCGGGCCCGGCGACGGCGGCGAGCCGACCGCCGACGACTGGGCCGAGGCGGCCGGCACGATCAACTACGAGATCGTGACCCGGTTCGGCGGGGTCCGCGTGCCCCGCGTCTACGACGGGGCGCGTTGA